A region from the Anomaloglossus baeobatrachus isolate aAnoBae1 chromosome 11, aAnoBae1.hap1, whole genome shotgun sequence genome encodes:
- the TAS1R3 gene encoding taste receptor type 1 member 3 translates to MSKCVVHCHLLTPSTINVMIFYLVLLLRFNERVVLTTSEPVAYQIFRKPGEFMIGGLFPFHTKVDDFESHWKPEPLNCSSLNPTGFLQALAMKFAMEEINNSTVLLPGETLGYEIYDTCLNSVAILHPVLLFLARNGTEDVEVSCNLTEYRTRVLAVIGPSSVEIATVSMKFFSTFLIPQISYSVTADVFSDKSIYPAFYRTVPSDQKQVYGMVALMTFFKWNWIAAVASEDDYGETALRQFSSFGMASGICLAYEGLIPTYLSTSDTSTVIEEILDKIEKTDVEVVLVFASLTQSVAFFKEVIVRNMTRVWIGSTSWVLSQSILSLPGIERVGTVIGFFPSAHTVSGFDMFLRNMISQTYTQNINDGFQSIALEPDKVPIILNPLTALHAHSVYMAVYAVAHALHKLLNCTSVKCNKQDSNIYAWKLLEKVKNVDFSIFNTSFKFDSSGNPNTGYDIVTHSTSLMGFSKIGSYNTEMDLNSTLINWGTPMNVVPESQCSGNCLRGQVRRVKGTHSCCFDCIDCQEGMFQSSEDEYQCQSCPKGQWSYVRSTSCSNPTYMYLQWKDLSVIFLLLLSFVLLSLILGTIVLFFQHRGSPLVRASGGHMCTFALLSLLVVTLSIILFIGKPVDFVCQLQQPLPALGFTCCLSTFSIKALQVMLVTDFKDVPQKYIQWLKIKGTWAILIFSIIIQGLFCTWYILTAPSLNQNEQVTFLYKYLKCEITNVLNFFLMFGYNGILALISFMLNCVAQAPPGQYSLARDITFSTLAYLLIWIVFVPVYAEVTDEKQLLLQMVVTLVSSFGIMLGYFAPKCYILLIKPEMASEEYFKIYNN, encoded by the exons ATGTCAAAA TGTGTAGTCCATTGTCATCTGTTGACTCCATCCACCATCAACGTAATGATCTTCTACCTCGTCTTGTTGTTAAGGTTTAATGAGAGGGTCGTGCTGACGACCTCTGAGCCTGTGGCTTACCAAATATTTAGGAAGCCAGGAGAATTCATGATTGGAGGTTTGTTTCCTTTTCACACCAAGGTTGATGACTTCGAAAGCCATTGGAAGCCAGAACCTCTGAACTGTTCCAG CTTGAATCCTACGGGTTTTCTCCAGGCTTTGGCAATGAAATTTGCTATGGAAGAAATCAACAATAGCACCGTCTTGCTCCCGGGAGAGACTCTGGGCTATGAGATCTACGACACTTGTCTTAACTCTGTAGCTATTCTACACCCTGTGCTGCTTTTCTTAGCTAGAAATGGGACAGAAGACGTGGAAGTGAGCTGCAACCTTACCGAGTACAGAACCCGAGTTCTCGCTGTGATCGGACCTTCATCCGTCGAGATAGCCACCGTCTCCATGAAGTTTTTCAGCACCTTTCTAATTCCACAA ATCAGTTATTCCGTGACTGCTGATGTATTTAGCGATAAAAGCATTTATCCAGCCTTCTACAGAACTGTGCCAAGTGATCAGAAGCAAGTGTATGGTATGGTGGCATTGATGACATTCTTCAAATGGAATTGGATAGCTGCAGTGGCCAGCGAGGACGATTATGGCGAAACTGCTCTCCGACAGTTCTCTTCTTTTGGCATGGCCAGTGGTATCTGCCTTGCTTATGAAGGTCTAATTCCAACGTACCTCTCCACCTCTGACACCAGTACCGTTATTGAGGAGATATTAGACAAGATTGAAAAGACTGATGTGGAAGTAGTGCTGGTGTTTGCATCATTGACTCAATCAGTCGCATTCTTCAAGGAGGTTATTGTGCGCAACATGACAAGGGTATGGATAGGAAGTACATCCTGGGTCCTATCACAAAGTATTCTTTCCCTGCCGGGCATCGAACGTGTCGGCACAGTCATTGGTTTCTTTCCAAGTGCCCATACTGTTTCGGGATTTGATATGTTTTTAAGAAATATGATCTCACAGACATATACACAAAACATCAATGATGGCTTCCAAAGCATCGCCCTAGAACCTGATAAAGTCCCAATCATCTTGAACCCACTCACAGCTTTGCATGCACACAGCGTATATATGGCGGTTTACGCAGTGGCGCACGCATTACATAAACTTCTAAACTGCACCTCTGTGAAATGCAACAAGCAAGACTCTAACATCTATGCGTGGAAG TTGCTGGAGAAGGTGAAGAACGTGGACTTCTCCATCTTCAACACATCGTTCAAGTTTGACAGTAGTGGGAATCCTAATACTGGCTATGATATAGTGACCCATAGTACGTCTTTGATGGGCTTCTCCAAAATTGGATCCTACAACACAGAAATGGACCTGAATAGTACTCTCATTAACTGGGGAACCCCTATGAATGTG GTTCCAGAGTCTCAATGTTCGGGAAACTGTCTACGAGGACAAGTAAGGAGAGTGAAGGGAACCCATTCCTGCTGTTTCGACTGCATTGATTGCCAAGAGGGAATGTTTCAGTCAAGTGAAG ATGAATATCAATGTCAGTCATGTCCCAAGGGTCAGTGGTCTTATGTTCGAAGCACCAGCTGTAGCAATCCAACCTACATGTATCTACAGTGGAAAGACCTCTCTGTTATATTTCTTCTGCTCTTATCCTTTGTCCTCCTTTCTCTGATCCTGGGAACAATCGTTCTCTTCTTTCAGCACAGAGGTAGTCCACTGGTTAGAGCCTCCGGAGGTCACATGTGCACCTTCGCTCTCCTATCTTTGTTGGTTGTCACTTTGAGTATCATCCTTTTTATTGGTAAGCCTGTTGATTTTGTGTGTCAGTTACAGCAACCACTCCCAGCTCTGGGGTTTACGTGTTGCTTGTCAACATTCTCCATCAAAGCCCTCCAAGTCATGTTGGTAACAGATTTTAAAGATGTTCCCCAAAAATATATCCAATGGCTAAAAATCAAAGGAACATGGGCCATCTTGATATTTAGTATCATCATCCAGGGCTTGTTTTGTACATGGTACATACTCACCGCACCCTCGTTAAACCAAAATGAGCAAGTCACTTTCCTCTATAAGTACCTTAAGTGTGAAATTACCAATGTTCTCAACTTCTTCTTGATGTTTGGGTACAATGGAATACTTGCTCTCATCTCCTTCATGTTAAATTGTGTAGCCCAAGCTCCCCCCGGTCAGTACAGCCTGGCAAGAGATATCACATTCTCCACGCTGGCCTATTTACTGATATGGATCGTCTTTGTTCCTGTCTATGCTGAGGTCACAGACGAAAAGCAACTTTTGCTACAAATGGTTGTGACTCTGGTGAGTTCCTTTGGTATAATGTTGGGTTATTTTGCTCCAAAATGTTATATTCTTTTGATAAAACCAGAAATGGCATCAGAAGAATATTTCAAAATTTATAATAATTAA